A single Chaetodon trifascialis isolate fChaTrf1 chromosome 18, fChaTrf1.hap1, whole genome shotgun sequence DNA region contains:
- the nrbp2b gene encoding nuclear receptor-binding protein 2b isoform X1 — protein sequence MTMSVPERKSGSEGKEEESEDESEILEESPCGRWQKRKEQVSQGNVPGVESASLAMDTEEGVEVVWNEVLFSDKKVFKAQEEKIKEMFENLMQVEHPNIVKFHKYWLDMKESQARVIFITEYMSSGSLKQFLKKTKKNHKTMNVKAWKRWCTQILSALSYLHSCDPPIIHGNLTCDTIFIQHNGLIKIGSVWHRLFVNVFPDASVHGKGRQHRDEQRNLHFFAPEYGAGEDDYGIDIFSFGICALEMAVLEIQANGDTAVSKEAIVNAGQSLEDPLMREFTQSCLCHEAKLRPTAHDLLFHRVLFEVHSLKLLAAHCLINNQYLLPENCVEEKTKSFDPNAVMAEIKHEDRQGVQLKYSHVSPLELDKFLEDVKNGIYPLMNFASSRPHPVPRALSLSQEQVETVKTPTPEPQETESRKVVQMHCNLESNEEGTKTHVSHIVLQLSLFLKMEDKLHRQLSCDILPTDTSKDLASELVHYAFINEEDSEKVAGFLEDAISRHRVRALASGSTQ from the exons GTGAGCCAAGGTAATGTCCCAGGGGTGGAAAGCGCCTCTCTGGCCATGGACACCGAGGAGGGCGTGGAGGTGGTGTGGAACGAGGTCCTCTTCTCCGATAAGAAGGTCTTCAAAGCACAGGAG GAGAAGATCAAGGAGATGTTTGAGAACCTGATGCAGGTCGAACATCCCAACATCGTCAAGTTCCACAAGTACTGGCTGGACATGAAGGAGAGTCAAGCACGG gttaTCTTCATCACAGAATACATGTCGTCGGGCAGCCTGAAGCAGTTCCTGAAGAAAACGAAGAAGAACCACAAGACCATGAATGTGAAG GCCTGGAAGAGATGGTGCACCCAGATTCTCTCTGCCCTCAG TTATCTGCACTCTTGCGATCCACCGATAATCCACGGCAACCTGACGTGCGACACCATCTTCATTCAGCACAACGGCCTCATCAAGATTGGCTCAG TGTGGCATCGGCTATTTGTTAATG TGTTTCCAGATGCCAGTGTCCATGGGAAAGGGAGGCAGCATCGCGATGAGCAGAGGAATCTTCATTTTTTTGCCCCAGAATATGGAG CTGGCGAAGACGATTATGGCATCGACATTTTCTCCTTTGGCATCTGTGCTCTGGAG ATGGCAGTATTGGAGATCCAGGCCAATGGAGATACTGCTGTGTCCAAGGAGGCCATCGTCAACGCGGGTCAATCTCTGGAAGACCCTCTCATGAGA GAATTCACCCAGTCCTGTCTGTGTCACGAAGCCAAGCTCCGTCCTACGGCTCACGACCTTCTGTTCCACCGAGTCTTGTTCGAGGTCCACTCCCTCAAACTGCTCGCCGCCCACTGCCTCATCAACAACCAGT ACTTGCTTCCAGAAAACTGTGTGGAAGAGAAAACCAAGTCCTTTGACCCCAACGCTGTCATGGCAGAGAtcaaacatgaagacagacagggagttCAGCTCAA ATATTCCCATGTGTCCCCTTTGGAGCTTGACAAGTTTCTGGAGGATGTTAA gAATGGGATTTACCCCTTGATGAACTTCGCCTCGTCTCGGCCTCACCCCGTCCCCCGAGCCCTCTCCCTGTCgcaggagcaggtggagacagTCAAGACGCCGACCCCTGAACCCcaggagacagaaagcaggaag gtTGTTCAGATGCACTGTAATTTGGAGTCAAATGAAGAAGGGACCAAAACTCATGTGAGTCACATAGTATTACAG ctctctttgtttctgaagATGGAAGACAAACTTCATAGGCAACTTAGCTGTGACATCCTTCCAA CTGACACCTCCAAAGACCTTGCCAGTGAGCTTGTTCACTACGCCTTCATAAATGAG GAGGACAGTGAGAAGGTAGCAGGATTCCTGGAGGACGCCATCAGCCGACACCGGGTCCGAGCGCTCGCCTCCGGGAGCACGCAGTGA
- the nrbp2b gene encoding nuclear receptor-binding protein 2b isoform X2, protein MTMSVPERKSGSEGKEEESEDESEILEESPCGRWQKRKEQVSQGNVPGVESASLAMDTEEGVEVVWNEVLFSDKKVFKAQEEKIKEMFENLMQVEHPNIVKFHKYWLDMKESQARVIFITEYMSSGSLKQFLKKTKKNHKTMNVKAWKRWCTQILSALSYLHSCDPPIIHGNLTCDTIFIQHNGLIKIGSVWHRLFVNVFPDASVHGKGRQHRDEQRNLHFFAPEYGAGEDDYGIDIFSFGICALEMAVLEIQANGDTAVSKEAIVNAGQSLEDPLMREFTQSCLCHEAKLRPTAHDLLFHRVLFEVHSLKLLAAHCLINNQYLLPENCVEEKTKSFDPNAVMAEIKHEDRQGVQLKYSHVSPLELDKFLEDVKNGIYPLMNFASSRPHPVPRALSLSQEQVETVKTPTPEPQETESRKVVQMHCNLESNEEGTKTHLSLFLKMEDKLHRQLSCDILPTDTSKDLASELVHYAFINEEDSEKVAGFLEDAISRHRVRALASGSTQ, encoded by the exons GTGAGCCAAGGTAATGTCCCAGGGGTGGAAAGCGCCTCTCTGGCCATGGACACCGAGGAGGGCGTGGAGGTGGTGTGGAACGAGGTCCTCTTCTCCGATAAGAAGGTCTTCAAAGCACAGGAG GAGAAGATCAAGGAGATGTTTGAGAACCTGATGCAGGTCGAACATCCCAACATCGTCAAGTTCCACAAGTACTGGCTGGACATGAAGGAGAGTCAAGCACGG gttaTCTTCATCACAGAATACATGTCGTCGGGCAGCCTGAAGCAGTTCCTGAAGAAAACGAAGAAGAACCACAAGACCATGAATGTGAAG GCCTGGAAGAGATGGTGCACCCAGATTCTCTCTGCCCTCAG TTATCTGCACTCTTGCGATCCACCGATAATCCACGGCAACCTGACGTGCGACACCATCTTCATTCAGCACAACGGCCTCATCAAGATTGGCTCAG TGTGGCATCGGCTATTTGTTAATG TGTTTCCAGATGCCAGTGTCCATGGGAAAGGGAGGCAGCATCGCGATGAGCAGAGGAATCTTCATTTTTTTGCCCCAGAATATGGAG CTGGCGAAGACGATTATGGCATCGACATTTTCTCCTTTGGCATCTGTGCTCTGGAG ATGGCAGTATTGGAGATCCAGGCCAATGGAGATACTGCTGTGTCCAAGGAGGCCATCGTCAACGCGGGTCAATCTCTGGAAGACCCTCTCATGAGA GAATTCACCCAGTCCTGTCTGTGTCACGAAGCCAAGCTCCGTCCTACGGCTCACGACCTTCTGTTCCACCGAGTCTTGTTCGAGGTCCACTCCCTCAAACTGCTCGCCGCCCACTGCCTCATCAACAACCAGT ACTTGCTTCCAGAAAACTGTGTGGAAGAGAAAACCAAGTCCTTTGACCCCAACGCTGTCATGGCAGAGAtcaaacatgaagacagacagggagttCAGCTCAA ATATTCCCATGTGTCCCCTTTGGAGCTTGACAAGTTTCTGGAGGATGTTAA gAATGGGATTTACCCCTTGATGAACTTCGCCTCGTCTCGGCCTCACCCCGTCCCCCGAGCCCTCTCCCTGTCgcaggagcaggtggagacagTCAAGACGCCGACCCCTGAACCCcaggagacagaaagcaggaag gtTGTTCAGATGCACTGTAATTTGGAGTCAAATGAAGAAGGGACCAAAACTCAT ctctctttgtttctgaagATGGAAGACAAACTTCATAGGCAACTTAGCTGTGACATCCTTCCAA CTGACACCTCCAAAGACCTTGCCAGTGAGCTTGTTCACTACGCCTTCATAAATGAG GAGGACAGTGAGAAGGTAGCAGGATTCCTGGAGGACGCCATCAGCCGACACCGGGTCCGAGCGCTCGCCTCCGGGAGCACGCAGTGA